Within the Pagrus major chromosome 4, Pma_NU_1.0 genome, the region CTTCACAAAATGTCAGGTgaagtgattccagtatgttttagtgccattttaacatgatgacatgttttcattcttgtgagtttaaaaataacaatgaatagtaaatgaaaacagtgagcaaactaaataaaaatgtgctttattttctGATAAAGTTTACTGTGAAACTTTGGTCTATGCTAGACCAATATGAAATTGAGTTACAATACAACCTACTACAGTTTGAAAATAGTAAAGTTACCACTGAGATGGTTCATTGTTTTTTAGGACTTTAGCAGTGCAAAACTTTAACTGAGCTAATACATGACTAAGTTTATGAGACAATAAGTTTACAGACAAcatttaagaaaagaaaatcacactTTATATCCTCATTTTATCTTAAAGTTTGACACTCCACTAACGTGTTACCATCTGAATAAGCTCTGTAACAAGTTGAAAAGCACGTGAACATTAAGTTTGCCGACGCAGAGGAGATCTGGTAGCTACCACCTCGAAGCAGACGATGGTAGCGACGTGTTCACCATCTCCTGTAACACAGGAAGTTAAACTTTTCCGAACAGTCGATGGTCTCCATTTGGCCTGTGTAATTCTTGGATAAGGCTCCGCAGTGCTGCTCCATGGTGGGGCAGAGAGGCAGATCAGAGTACAACAGATCAGCCTTGTTCACCCACAGCCATTCACCGGCCAGGAAACGGAGACCTGCCCACACCTGAGGGAAGGAAGCAACTCATGAACCTTCGTGCAGGCATCATAACAGCAGGAACACAAAACAGCAAGAGCATTATTATAAAAGAGACATCTATAATAGTCCGTCGGCTCGTGGTAGTAAACTCgctgactttgagacgagggaatGGATGGTGGTTGGTGGAGGTCAGGGATGGCTTGTTTGATGTCCCGCATTCCCATTTTAACACGTAACATCTAATTTTTTACATGTGTGATTAAACATAGACACCCACCTTCTCCGTGACGGCCACCCTGACCTTGTCCATCACATACTTGTGGTCGTCTCCGGGCTGCACGCTGAGCAGCTCGTAGCGAGGGTTCGATCCGGAGGATGGTTCGAGGCCTCGGCAGTGTTCCAGCGCCTCCTCCCAGGTCTTGTTCTCCTTCACCAGGACCAGATTGTCCCTGAAGCAGACGAAGGGAAACCGGGCGGAGCAGTCTTGGACGGCCATCTTCTTTTCATCCGCTGAGGAGATGGAGACACAGTCGCCGTTGTTCCCTGGCTCGTTTGATGCCCAGTTCAAGTACTCGGACACCCCTGTGCTCCACTTAAACGTTCCCCCTGCAGAACAGATGTTAGAACACAGTTTGTTTCCTTACAGTTTGTCAGATTGTCCATCCTACCATCAGCTTTATGGCAGTTAAACTGTACTGATGggaaaaaatgatgaataataataataaaagcgTGACAGGTTTGTCTTTCTTTACCATCTCTGTACAGTCCAATCCAGACTGGATAGTCCCTCCCCGTGACAAAAGCCTCCAGTCCGGATCTTGATTCGAAAGTTGCCAGATCGTCGAAATGATTCTTGCAGTACTCTCGAGCTTCGGACCACGTCTTCGACTGTGGTACAAACTTGTGTTCAAAATGGTTGGGTTTCTCCTCATGGCAGATGAAGAAGTAAGAAGCGTCACATTTGGTGCCATAAAACCTTTCGAGagaaatataaacaacagaATTATAAAGAGGATTCGATGCTTCACAACACACCACACCAATACTGtcacatgacattttttgattttagtTTTCACTACAGCTGACTACTTTACAAATCAAATCACActttagattattttatttcGACTCCTTTATGGTTTTA harbors:
- the LOC140994302 gene encoding macrophage mannose receptor 1-like, yielding MKGCLSGPFLLLLITSSASGLGSVVWRYFIYNSNPYTWQDAQTYCRRHHDDLATIYTQADTYSMNMDGYDAWIGLYKQASNYSWTPNWYYWYWSNGNLNNLYTLWAENEPGDSESCAVVSSHNKRFYGTKCDASYFFICHEEKPNHFEHKFVPQSKTWSEAREYCKNHFDDLATFESRSGLEAFVTGRDYPVWIGLYRDGGTFKWSTGVSEYLNWASNEPGNNGDCVSISSADEKKMAVQDCSARFPFVCFRDNLVLVKENKTWEEALEHCRGLEPSSGSNPRYELLSVQPGDDHKYVMDKVRVAVTEKVWAGLRFLAGEWLWVNKADLLYSDLPLCPTMEQHCGALSKNYTGQMETIDCSEKFNFLCYRRW